The Streptomyces sp. R28 region GTTCTTGCGCCAAGGAGGGGAACCCCGCCGCGTGCACGCGTACGACGGGGAATTGGGCGCGGCCGTCGCGCGGGCTCAGGAAGGTGACGAGGCCGCCTTCGCGGTCGCGTACCGGCTGGTGCAGCCAGGACTGCTCGGGTACCTGCGTGGCCTGGTCGGGGACGACGCCGAGGACGTGGCGTCCGACGCCTGGCTGGAGATCGCCCGGGACCTCGGCCGGTTCAAGGGCGACGGGGCCGGGTTCCGCGGCTGGAGCGCGACCATCGCCCGGCACCGGGCGCTGGACCATCTGCGCAGGCTGAAGGTACGGCCCCGCTCGTCGGCGCTGGAAAAGGACGTACTGGACCTGCCCGGTGTGTACAGCACGTACGACCAGGCGCTGGAGTCGATCTCCACGGAGCGCGCCCTG contains the following coding sequences:
- a CDS encoding RNA polymerase sigma factor, producing MRQGGEPRRVHAYDGELGAAVARAQEGDEAAFAVAYRLVQPGLLGYLRGLVGDDAEDVASDAWLEIARDLGRFKGDGAGFRGWSATIARHRALDHLRRLKVRPRSSALEKDVLDLPGVYSTYDQALESISTERALELVRGLPRDQAEAVLLRVVVGLDAPAAARVLDKRPGAVRTAAYRGLKRLAKQLGIEGVTDDGPRTLGESK